In one window of Massilibacterium senegalense DNA:
- a CDS encoding cbb3-type cytochrome c oxidase subunit I, whose translation MLSTAENSASKHWLLSSLFWLVTGMAFGLIVATKQIWPDFLNFQYMTYGRVRPLHVMIVVFAWMTMGFIGAMFYMVPKLTRTKLWSERQGNFAAIYWNLLMVTVVVAFLGFGDVKPLEYAQFPTWIVVLSVIGMVVVATNIFKTIANRKEKQLYVSLWYFMGSLLWLPAITIIGNWPWASGANQANMAWFLGHSAIGLWLTTVGVGQIYFLLPKLTNRPLYSHELSLIGFWTIATFYVWNGPHHLMNGPLPGWLNKAGIIPSLLLIIPVWAVLANVFGTMKGAWNKVGDNIPLRFVMTGAILYLMACLQGPFQSLPSVNSVIKFTHWTVGHAHVGPIGFSIVTMATIYYVIPRITGKQIFSRGMMEAHYFLTVVGFLVFAFALWVAGIIQGFEWIKGTAFIETVDMVRPYVAARGIGGLMMILGQIIFAINIFMTLSKGEKVEKGGIIKSEEVA comes from the coding sequence ATGTTATCAACTGCAGAAAACAGTGCGTCGAAGCATTGGCTTTTATCGTCACTGTTCTGGCTCGTCACTGGTATGGCCTTTGGTTTAATCGTTGCGACGAAACAAATTTGGCCAGACTTTTTAAACTTCCAGTATATGACATATGGTCGAGTTCGTCCGCTCCACGTTATGATTGTTGTGTTTGCTTGGATGACCATGGGATTCATCGGTGCGATGTTCTACATGGTTCCAAAATTAACACGCACAAAACTTTGGAGTGAACGTCAAGGTAACTTTGCTGCTATTTACTGGAACCTTCTTATGGTAACAGTAGTTGTAGCGTTCTTAGGATTTGGAGATGTAAAACCACTTGAATACGCACAATTCCCAACTTGGATTGTGGTGTTATCTGTTATTGGAATGGTTGTTGTAGCAACAAACATTTTCAAAACAATTGCGAATCGTAAAGAAAAGCAATTATACGTATCACTTTGGTACTTTATGGGATCATTATTATGGTTACCAGCAATTACGATTATTGGTAACTGGCCATGGGCATCAGGTGCAAACCAAGCAAACATGGCATGGTTCCTAGGTCACTCAGCTATTGGTTTATGGTTAACAACAGTAGGGGTAGGTCAAATTTATTTCTTACTTCCTAAATTAACCAATCGCCCATTATATAGCCATGAGTTATCATTAATTGGATTCTGGACAATTGCAACATTCTACGTTTGGAACGGTCCTCACCATTTAATGAACGGTCCGCTTCCTGGATGGTTAAACAAAGCTGGTATTATTCCTTCTTTACTTTTAATTATTCCGGTATGGGCAGTATTAGCGAACGTATTTGGAACGATGAAAGGCGCTTGGAATAAAGTTGGTGACAACATTCCTTTACGTTTTGTCATGACGGGTGCAATTTTATACTTAATGGCATGTTTACAAGGTCCTTTCCAATCATTACCATCCGTAAACTCTGTTATTAAGTTTACACATTGGACAGTAGGACATGCTCATGTTGGACCAATCGGATTCTCGATTGTAACAATGGCAACTATCTACTACGTAATTCCTCGTATTACTGGAAAACAAATTTTCAGCCGTGGAATGATGGAAGCTCACTATTTCTTAACTGTTGTAGGTTTCTTAGTGTTTGCTTTTGCGTTATGGGTTGCTGGTATTATCCAAGGTTTCGAATGGATTAAAGGTACTGCATTCATCGAAACTGTTGATATGGTTCGTCCATATGTAGCAGCTCGTGGTATTGGTGGTTTAATGATGATTTTAGGTCAAATCATCTTTGCTATTAATATCTTTATGACACTTTCAAAAGGTGAAAAAGTAGAAAAAGGCGGCATCATCAAATCTGAAGAAGTTGCTTAA
- a CDS encoding globin-coupled sensor protein, with protein MKGWLFSKNDSNEQQATYEKEINKMNPNINVSSYTELQMQMNMIQLTKKDLQNVQFLQPYIQPAISKVVDSFYDQIEKVPSLSAIIHNHSTVERLKKTLNVHLSEMFAGNVDDVYYEKRKRIAKRHVQIGLKQKWYMGSLQNLLKSLIDITGTLPFESELKIEFITSVTKMINLEQQIVLEEYDEELEKMVQEQGNKKAIILQSISDTGENLVQLSDQTKSSVDQMNQDAVLIQQQTIAGTEKSEELVETTAKSKQDISVMTKLFESINREMNQMTKNMTVLAERSNQIAEIINIVQGIADQTNLLALNAAIEAARAGEYGKGFAVVADEVRKLAEQTKDSVKNVRELIEDTIDQINEHSKKMKNITEEVEKGHDVIGETTETFDQMTHDMHETQKQFIQVNDYVEELHREIMRVEKTANELNDTIMNLQALTQKI; from the coding sequence ATGAAGGGATGGTTATTTTCAAAAAACGATTCTAATGAACAGCAAGCAACGTATGAGAAAGAAATAAACAAAATGAATCCCAACATAAATGTAAGTTCATATACTGAGCTTCAAATGCAAATGAACATGATTCAATTGACGAAAAAAGATTTACAAAATGTTCAATTTCTTCAACCATACATACAACCTGCTATTTCAAAAGTAGTAGATTCATTTTATGATCAGATTGAAAAAGTTCCATCATTATCAGCGATTATTCACAACCATTCTACAGTAGAACGTTTGAAGAAGACATTAAATGTTCATCTTTCTGAGATGTTTGCGGGTAACGTGGATGATGTTTATTATGAAAAACGAAAACGGATTGCTAAACGACACGTTCAGATTGGTTTAAAACAAAAATGGTATATGGGATCTTTACAAAACTTATTAAAGTCATTGATTGATATTACCGGGACTCTACCATTTGAATCAGAACTAAAGATAGAATTTATTACATCTGTAACAAAAATGATTAATTTAGAGCAACAAATTGTATTAGAGGAATATGACGAAGAATTAGAAAAAATGGTTCAGGAACAAGGAAATAAAAAAGCGATTATTTTACAATCTATTTCTGATACGGGTGAAAATTTAGTTCAATTAAGTGACCAGACAAAATCATCGGTAGACCAAATGAATCAAGATGCCGTTTTAATTCAACAACAAACGATTGCAGGGACAGAAAAATCAGAAGAATTAGTAGAAACAACTGCAAAAAGTAAACAAGATATTTCGGTGATGACGAAACTTTTTGAATCGATTAACCGAGAAATGAATCAAATGACAAAAAATATGACGGTTTTAGCAGAAAGATCAAATCAAATTGCTGAAATTATTAATATTGTGCAAGGTATTGCCGATCAAACGAACTTGCTTGCGTTAAATGCTGCTATCGAGGCTGCTCGAGCTGGAGAATATGGAAAGGGTTTTGCTGTCGTAGCAGATGAGGTACGAAAACTAGCGGAACAAACAAAGGATTCTGTTAAAAATGTTCGCGAATTAATTGAAGATACCATTGATCAAATTAATGAACATTCGAAAAAAATGAAAAACATTACGGAAGAAGTTGAAAAAGGACACGATGTAATCGGTGAAACGACGGAAACGTTTGATCAAATGACACATGATATGCATGAAACACAAAAACAATTTATTCAAGTGAATGATTATGTGGAAGAGCTTCACAGAGAAATTATGCGTGTCGAAAAAACGGCAAATGAATTAAATGATACAATCATGAACTTACAAGCATTAACGCAGAAAATTTAA
- the yfmF gene encoding EF-P 5-aminopentanol modification-associated protein YfmF encodes MNSTIVQQGNVQLHTLKTKKFKTTTIAIYMQAPLKKETLAMRSILAYILQSGTEKYPSTAAINQHLENLYGATLTADVSKKGDYQILAFRLEIVNEKYLRHASDILNEGLAFLSELILHPLTVNSAFDSKIVQQEKKSMLQKIEGIYDDKMKYAKQRLMEEMFPNNPYGDYLFGTKESVEAISAKELYDYYLTCLQNDRIDLFVVGDVEEEKLPAAIDRYFSFPHSEKRLTVQQNAVMQQGQEEKVVHEQEQVSQGKLNIGLWTNTSIHDADYFALQVYNGILGGFAHSKLFMNVREKASLAYYAASYFESYKGALFILSGIETKNYTQAVKIIKEQLKAIQDGHITGDELYQTKQLLANQLLESTDYPNGLIELYYQILMGGHVSTVDDWIKKIEQVTKEDIQQFAQKVKISTIYFLKGKEGAGK; translated from the coding sequence ATGAATAGTACAATAGTGCAACAAGGAAATGTACAGCTTCATACGTTAAAGACAAAAAAATTTAAAACAACAACGATTGCAATTTATATGCAAGCTCCATTGAAGAAAGAAACGCTTGCTATGCGTTCTATTCTTGCATATATTCTACAAAGTGGTACTGAAAAATATCCGTCCACGGCTGCCATCAATCAACATTTAGAAAATCTATATGGGGCCACTTTAACAGCAGATGTATCAAAAAAAGGAGATTATCAAATTCTTGCGTTCCGGCTTGAAATCGTAAATGAAAAATATTTGCGTCATGCATCAGATATTTTGAACGAGGGATTAGCTTTTTTAAGCGAGTTAATATTACATCCATTAACGGTAAATAGTGCTTTCGATTCGAAAATTGTCCAGCAAGAAAAAAAATCGATGTTGCAAAAAATTGAAGGTATCTATGATGATAAAATGAAATATGCAAAGCAACGTCTAATGGAAGAAATGTTTCCAAACAATCCGTATGGCGATTATCTTTTTGGTACGAAAGAATCAGTGGAAGCTATTTCTGCAAAAGAATTATATGACTATTATTTGACTTGTTTACAAAATGACCGAATTGATTTGTTTGTCGTTGGGGATGTGGAAGAAGAAAAATTACCGGCTGCCATTGATCGTTATTTTTCGTTTCCTCATTCTGAAAAAAGACTAACTGTACAACAAAATGCGGTCATGCAACAAGGGCAGGAAGAAAAAGTAGTCCATGAACAAGAGCAAGTGAGTCAAGGAAAATTAAATATTGGTTTATGGACGAATACGTCGATTCACGATGCTGATTATTTTGCTTTACAAGTTTACAATGGTATTTTAGGTGGTTTTGCTCATTCTAAATTATTTATGAATGTACGTGAAAAGGCAAGTTTGGCTTATTATGCAGCATCTTATTTTGAGTCGTATAAAGGTGCCTTGTTTATATTAAGTGGAATTGAAACAAAAAATTATACACAAGCAGTGAAAATTATTAAAGAACAGTTAAAAGCAATCCAAGATGGGCACATCACTGGCGATGAATTGTATCAAACGAAACAACTGTTAGCAAATCAATTATTAGAGTCCACCGATTATCCAAACGGGTTAATTGAACTGTATTATCAAATTTTGATGGGTGGCCATGTTTCAACTGTGGACGATTGGATTAAAAAAATAGAGCAAGTGACCAAAGAAGATATTCAACAATTCGCTCAAAAAGTAAAAATTTCAACCATTTATTTCTTAAAAGGGAAAGAAGGTGCGGGAAAATGA
- a CDS encoding ribonuclease J, translating to MQKTNEQSSIKVFALGGVGEVGKNLYVVEVDEDIFVLDAGLMYPGNEMYGIDIIIPDVTYLLDNKERVKGIFLTHGHEDHIGALPYLLKKLKVPVYGTKLTLALLEDKLKETGLSQYPLLQVIHSNTTLKFNKITVTFFGTSHSIPDSVGICIHTNQGAIVYTGDFKFDQTPMNGRKAELGKMSAIGDKGVLCLLSDSTNAEYPGYAGSEWDVGQEISKIFYHTKGRIIVAAFATNLGRIQQIFDAAYENNRKVAINGKRMEKVVAIAKQLGYMKIKEDVLIPLDQISNYDDSMITILTTGTQGEPLSMLARMARNQHRQVSIKESDTVLIAATPIPGSELTTFRTIDLLVRIGANVIHGSSVHVTGHGCQEELKLMMNLLKPKFVIPIHGEYRMQIAHQKIANMVGIPKHRVFLIENGDVVEFKQRKAKKSGKVLSGNVLIDGLGVGDVGNIVLRDRRLLSKDGILVVVVTLSKKANVIVSGPEIISRGFVYVRESEELMEEAQKLVKNILDQCMSEKINEWSSLKNNIRETLSQFLHEKTKRRPMILPIIMEV from the coding sequence TTGCAAAAAACAAATGAACAATCGTCAATTAAAGTATTTGCTCTAGGAGGCGTCGGTGAAGTCGGCAAAAATTTATATGTCGTGGAAGTGGATGAAGACATTTTCGTATTAGATGCTGGCTTGATGTATCCTGGTAATGAAATGTATGGGATTGATATTATTATCCCAGATGTCACTTATTTATTAGACAATAAAGAACGCGTGAAAGGAATCTTTTTAACACACGGTCATGAAGACCATATTGGTGCACTACCTTATCTTTTAAAGAAATTGAAAGTTCCTGTATATGGTACAAAATTAACACTCGCTTTGTTGGAAGATAAATTAAAAGAAACCGGTTTATCACAGTATCCTTTACTACAAGTGATTCATTCGAACACTACGTTAAAATTTAATAAAATAACGGTTACTTTCTTTGGAACAAGTCACAGTATACCGGACTCTGTTGGGATTTGTATTCATACAAATCAAGGTGCTATTGTTTATACAGGTGATTTTAAATTTGATCAAACGCCTATGAACGGACGGAAAGCAGAATTAGGAAAGATGTCTGCGATTGGAGATAAAGGTGTACTTTGTCTCTTGTCTGATAGTACAAATGCAGAGTATCCAGGATATGCGGGTTCAGAGTGGGATGTTGGACAAGAGATTTCTAAGATTTTTTATCATACAAAAGGGCGAATCATCGTTGCTGCATTTGCTACGAACTTAGGTCGTATTCAACAAATATTCGATGCTGCGTATGAAAATAATCGAAAAGTGGCAATTAATGGAAAACGTATGGAAAAAGTAGTAGCAATTGCAAAACAATTGGGATATATGAAAATAAAGGAAGACGTGTTAATTCCACTTGATCAAATTTCTAACTATGACGATTCGATGATTACGATTTTAACGACAGGAACACAGGGGGAACCCCTTAGTATGTTGGCGCGCATGGCAAGAAATCAACATCGTCAAGTATCGATTAAAGAAAGTGATACCGTATTAATTGCTGCAACACCTATTCCAGGTAGTGAATTAACTACTTTTCGTACTATTGATTTATTAGTACGAATCGGAGCTAACGTCATTCATGGCTCAAGTGTTCATGTGACAGGTCACGGGTGTCAAGAAGAATTAAAATTAATGATGAATTTATTAAAACCAAAATTTGTCATACCGATACACGGAGAATATCGCATGCAAATTGCGCACCAAAAAATAGCGAATATGGTTGGTATTCCAAAACATCGTGTGTTTTTAATTGAAAATGGTGATGTCGTTGAATTTAAACAACGAAAAGCAAAAAAATCAGGAAAAGTATTATCAGGAAATGTTCTCATCGATGGTCTAGGAGTAGGAGATGTAGGAAATATCGTCTTACGTGACCGTAGGCTTCTTTCAAAAGATGGCATCCTTGTAGTAGTGGTAACATTAAGTAAAAAGGCAAATGTCATTGTTTCTGGTCCAGAAATTATTTCTCGTGGATTTGTTTACGTACGTGAATCTGAAGAATTGATGGAAGAAGCACAAAAATTAGTGAAGAACATTTTAGATCAGTGCATGAGTGAAAAAATTAATGAATGGTCTAGTTTAAAAAATAATATTCGAGAAACATTAAGTCAATTTTTACATGAAAAAACAAAGCGAAGACCGATGATTTTACCTATCATTATGGAAGTCTAG
- a CDS encoding ClpP family protease, giving the protein MMEKKEVEKSENEQQTILQSIEQLGQTKVPESETSNIHCLTIIGQIEGHMQLPPQNKTTKYEHVIPQLVAIEQNPSIKGLLLILNTVGGDVEAGLAIAEMVASLSKPTVSLVLGGGHSIGVPIAVASSYSFIAETATMTIHPIRLTGLVIGVPQSFEYLDKMQERVVRFVTQHSDISEETFKELMLKTGNLSRDIGTNVAGVDAVKIGLIDEVGGVSEALKKLNQMIEASSEKGLVQ; this is encoded by the coding sequence ATGATGGAAAAAAAAGAAGTGGAAAAAAGTGAAAATGAACAGCAAACGATATTACAATCGATTGAACAATTAGGACAAACAAAAGTACCTGAATCAGAAACATCCAATATTCATTGTCTGACAATCATTGGACAAATAGAAGGCCATATGCAATTACCTCCTCAAAATAAAACAACGAAATATGAACATGTTATTCCACAATTAGTAGCTATTGAACAAAACCCATCCATTAAAGGGTTGTTGCTTATTTTAAATACAGTCGGTGGGGATGTAGAGGCAGGATTAGCTATTGCAGAAATGGTCGCATCTCTTTCTAAACCTACCGTTTCGTTAGTACTAGGTGGTGGCCATTCGATAGGTGTTCCAATTGCAGTAGCCAGTTCTTATTCCTTTATTGCGGAAACAGCAACAATGACGATTCATCCAATTCGGTTAACGGGTCTTGTTATTGGTGTACCGCAATCTTTTGAATATTTGGATAAAATGCAAGAGCGTGTTGTTCGTTTTGTTACGCAACATTCCGATATATCAGAAGAAACCTTCAAGGAATTAATGTTAAAAACAGGTAACTTATCGCGCGATATCGGTACAAATGTCGCGGGCGTTGATGCAGTGAAAATCGGATTAATTGATGAAGTTGGTGGAGTTAGTGAAGCATTGAAAAAATTAAATCAAATGATCGAAGCTTCGAGTGAGAAAGGATTGGTGCAGTAA
- the yfmH gene encoding EF-P 5-aminopentanol modification-associated protein YfmH, which produces MKKIVFETLNETLWHEKLDNGLDAYVLNKEGFHKTYATFTTKYGSIDRHFTPIGSMEAIEVPDGIAHFLEHKMFEKEDGDVFYTFSKQGAQANAFTSFTRTAYLFSSTSNVEENLMTLLDFVQEPYFTQSSVEKEKGIIGQEIRMYDDNPDWRAYFGFIENLYHTHPVRIDIAGTEESISHITKDLLYTCYETFYHPSNMLLFVVGAVNPEQIMESIRKNQAKKTFKQPSPLHRYFEEEPKEVWKKERTLHMPVQVSKCYCGFKQTAPYHQGEELLKYESVVELLLDYLFASSSPYYENLYEEGLIDRSFGYSYTEENGYGFVMIGGDTKNSDLLSKRIQEIIESFLHESLDEVTLTRIKKNKIGKFMRALNSPEYIANQFTRYQFNEMNLFDVPKVLENITLDDLEKVRKELFQFDYYSVFHVKPNQTSGEINE; this is translated from the coding sequence ATGAAAAAAATCGTATTTGAAACGTTGAATGAAACGTTATGGCATGAAAAACTAGATAACGGTTTAGATGCTTATGTTCTAAATAAAGAAGGATTTCATAAAACATACGCAACGTTTACAACTAAATATGGTTCCATTGACCGACACTTTACTCCAATTGGTTCTATGGAAGCGATAGAAGTCCCAGATGGCATTGCTCATTTTTTAGAACATAAAATGTTTGAAAAAGAAGACGGGGATGTATTTTATACGTTTAGTAAACAAGGTGCTCAAGCGAATGCTTTTACGTCTTTTACACGTACAGCATATTTATTTTCTTCTACATCAAACGTAGAAGAAAATTTAATGACGTTGCTTGATTTTGTGCAAGAACCTTACTTTACCCAAAGTTCTGTAGAAAAAGAAAAGGGTATTATTGGGCAAGAAATTCGAATGTATGACGATAATCCGGATTGGCGAGCATACTTTGGATTTATTGAAAACTTATACCATACACATCCAGTACGAATTGATATCGCAGGAACTGAAGAATCGATTTCACATATTACGAAGGACTTACTGTATACTTGTTATGAAACATTTTATCATCCATCCAATATGTTATTGTTTGTCGTTGGAGCGGTTAATCCAGAACAAATTATGGAATCTATTCGTAAAAACCAAGCAAAAAAAACATTTAAACAACCGAGTCCGTTACATCGATATTTTGAGGAAGAACCAAAAGAAGTATGGAAAAAGGAACGGACATTGCATATGCCCGTTCAAGTGTCAAAATGCTATTGTGGATTTAAGCAAACAGCTCCTTATCATCAAGGAGAAGAATTGTTAAAATATGAATCAGTTGTTGAATTATTACTCGATTATCTTTTCGCTTCGAGTAGCCCATATTATGAAAATCTATATGAAGAAGGCTTAATCGATCGTTCTTTTGGATATAGCTATACAGAAGAAAATGGATATGGTTTTGTAATGATTGGTGGAGACACAAAAAATAGTGATCTGCTAAGCAAACGAATTCAAGAAATAATCGAGTCATTTTTACATGAATCGCTAGATGAAGTTACTTTAACGAGAATTAAGAAAAATAAAATCGGGAAATTTATGCGGGCATTAAATTCACCAGAATACATTGCCAACCAGTTTACTCGTTATCAATTTAACGAAATGAACTTATTTGATGTTCCGAAAGTATTAGAAAACATCACGTTAGACGATTTAGAAAAAGTTCGAAAAGAATTGTTTCAATTTGATTACTATTCTGTTTTCCATGTTAAACCTAACCAAACGAGTGGTGAAATAAATGAGTAA
- a CDS encoding DNA translocase FtsK: MVQQSKRKKTTKKSTKQSSSWQHQIKYEIIGLIMVLLSIVTLLKLGKAGEIFRSFFRGIVGELYLVAIGSMIVIGGFLIVKRTLPNFNTKKWVSFFILVSALLLFVHTLLFETMTNQHKWEDHSVIRNTWRLFLEEMKTADKEIYLGGGMFGAVLFACFNYLFAPLGTKIIAVSFIIFAIFLWGGKSFHEWLFISFKQFVEQKKQQVKEWKVANKQQKDDETRPNKKKQKRNVKESTNKEKEVEIADFTEHVLQEKQIKTDHPNQKEKQSEETEQVATVPFNGETENKDYQLPPIDLLTLNKPINQSREKKRINKNVAILESTFQSFGVEATVTKVHLGPAVTKYEIHPEAGVKVSKIVNLSDDLALALAAKDLRIEAPIPGKSAVGIEVPNQEVAVVSLREVYDSPVKKNMPSKLTVALGRNISGEPVVWDLKKMPHLLVAGATGSGKSVCISGIILSILLNAKPHEVKMMMIDPKMVELSVYNGIPHLLTPVVTDPKKASQALHKIVQEMERRYELFSHSGTRNIEGYNDFIRKHNATDEKKQPFLPYIVVIVDELADLMMVASSDVEESITRLAQMARAAGIHLIIATQRPSVDVITGVIKANIPSRIAFSVSSMTDSRTILDMGGAEKLLGRGDMLFLPVGESKPVRIQGAFVSDEEVHKMVDYVISQQKAQYEASMMITETIQEETTVEDELYEEAVSLVIEMQTASVSMLQRRFRIGYARAARLIDAMEANGIVGPYEGSKPRKVLKEREQK; this comes from the coding sequence ATGGTGCAACAATCAAAACGAAAAAAAACAACGAAGAAATCTACGAAACAATCGTCCTCTTGGCAACATCAAATTAAGTATGAAATAATCGGTTTAATCATGGTTCTTTTATCTATTGTTACGTTATTAAAACTCGGGAAGGCAGGAGAAATTTTTCGTTCTTTTTTTCGTGGAATTGTTGGGGAACTGTATCTTGTTGCTATTGGAAGTATGATCGTAATTGGCGGATTTTTAATTGTAAAACGGACATTGCCCAATTTTAACACAAAAAAATGGGTGAGTTTTTTCATTTTAGTTAGTGCGTTGTTATTATTTGTACATACTCTTTTATTTGAAACAATGACGAATCAACATAAATGGGAAGATCACTCGGTTATTCGAAATACTTGGCGTTTATTTTTAGAAGAAATGAAAACAGCCGACAAAGAAATTTATCTCGGTGGTGGGATGTTTGGAGCTGTATTGTTTGCTTGCTTTAATTACTTATTCGCGCCACTCGGAACGAAAATAATTGCTGTTTCTTTTATCATTTTTGCTATTTTTTTGTGGGGTGGAAAGTCTTTTCATGAATGGTTGTTTATATCATTCAAGCAATTTGTGGAGCAGAAAAAACAGCAAGTAAAAGAATGGAAAGTTGCAAATAAACAACAAAAAGACGACGAGACTCGACCGAATAAAAAGAAACAAAAACGAAACGTAAAAGAATCTACAAACAAGGAAAAAGAAGTAGAAATTGCGGATTTTACAGAACATGTGTTGCAGGAGAAACAAATAAAAACAGACCATCCTAATCAAAAAGAAAAACAATCAGAAGAAACTGAACAGGTAGCAACGGTTCCTTTTAACGGAGAAACGGAAAATAAAGATTATCAATTACCACCAATTGATTTATTAACCTTAAATAAACCAATCAATCAATCGAGAGAGAAAAAAAGAATCAATAAAAATGTTGCTATTTTAGAATCTACCTTTCAAAGTTTTGGAGTCGAAGCAACGGTTACGAAAGTTCATTTAGGTCCTGCTGTAACAAAGTATGAAATCCATCCAGAAGCGGGCGTAAAAGTTAGTAAAATTGTCAATTTATCAGATGATTTAGCGCTAGCTTTAGCTGCAAAAGATTTGCGTATTGAGGCTCCGATTCCTGGGAAATCAGCAGTTGGAATTGAAGTGCCAAATCAAGAAGTTGCCGTCGTTTCATTACGAGAAGTGTACGATTCACCGGTAAAGAAAAATATGCCCTCCAAATTGACTGTAGCTCTTGGTCGAAATATTTCTGGTGAACCGGTCGTTTGGGACTTAAAAAAAATGCCTCACCTTCTCGTTGCGGGTGCAACTGGGAGCGGGAAAAGTGTATGTATTAGTGGCATTATTTTAAGTATTTTATTAAACGCGAAGCCACATGAAGTAAAGATGATGATGATTGACCCCAAAATGGTGGAATTAAGTGTTTATAATGGTATCCCTCATTTATTGACACCGGTTGTGACCGATCCGAAAAAAGCATCGCAAGCACTGCATAAAATTGTACAAGAAATGGAACGGCGATATGAATTATTTTCTCATTCTGGAACGAGAAATATAGAAGGATATAATGATTTTATTAGGAAACATAATGCAACAGATGAGAAAAAGCAACCGTTTCTCCCATATATTGTTGTCATTGTGGATGAATTAGCAGACTTGATGATGGTTGCATCTAGTGATGTAGAAGAATCGATTACTCGTCTAGCTCAAATGGCACGTGCAGCTGGTATTCATTTAATTATTGCAACACAAAGGCCTTCTGTGGACGTTATCACAGGAGTCATTAAAGCAAATATTCCTTCAAGAATAGCGTTCAGTGTATCATCGATGACCGATTCACGAACGATATTAGACATGGGCGGCGCTGAAAAGTTGTTAGGCCGTGGGGATATGTTATTTTTACCGGTAGGAGAATCGAAACCAGTTCGTATACAGGGTGCTTTTGTATCAGATGAAGAAGTACATAAAATGGTGGATTATGTTATTTCTCAACAAAAAGCACAATATGAAGCTTCTATGATGATTACAGAAACGATACAGGAAGAAACAACAGTAGAAGATGAGTTGTATGAAGAAGCAGTAAGTTTAGTGATAGAAATGCAAACAGCTTCTGTTTCAATGTTACAGCGTCGTTTTCGTATTGGATATGCAAGAGCTGCACGATTAATTGATGCAATGGAGGCAAATGGAATTGTTGGTCCGTATGAGGGAAGCAAACCACGAAAAGTATTAAAAGAAAGAGAACAAAAATAA
- a CDS encoding YlzJ-like family protein, giving the protein MLYTIVPEEAMFQETNTEVKQTMYLIQQRPVLCIEKPHGKLEIVQLLSTDPQDFLRNDFYPGQEISLLF; this is encoded by the coding sequence ATGTTATATACGATTGTTCCAGAAGAAGCGATGTTTCAAGAAACAAACACGGAAGTAAAACAAACGATGTATTTGATTCAACAACGACCGGTGCTTTGTATCGAAAAACCACATGGGAAGTTAGAAATAGTGCAACTGTTAAGTACGGACCCACAAGATTTTTTGAGAAATGATTTTTATCCTGGCCAAGAAATATCGTTACTTTTTTAA